The following is a genomic window from Nitrospira sp..
TCTTCTTCCGACAGCCTCTTGGACCGCATGAGATACCCCTTGGCGCGATCCAGCAATTTCCGCACAGCCAGGGCCTCCTGCATCTCGAACGATTTTTCCAGCAGAGTGGTATGTTCGATGGAGATCGCCGCCTGATTGGCAATCGCCTGCATCAGCCGCACTTCTTCAGACGTAAACGTATGGGGCACCGAGGTGTAGCTATTGATCACGCCGACGCACTTCTCCCGCATCATCATCGGCACGGACAGCAGAGAGCAAAATCCTTCTTTCGCCGCCATGTCCGGATACATATAATCCCGCTCTTTCGTCACTTCAGGCACGATGATCGGCCGCCGCTCATGCACGGCTCGCCCGCTGATGCTTTGCCCAACTTTCAGGTTGGGTTTCCGCCGATACTCTTCGCTCAGGCTTTGCGTCGCGGCAATCCGCAACTCTCCGCTCGCCTCGTCCAACAGCATAATCGAACAGATTTTCGACCCCAACATCTGCGCGGTCATCGTCACAATCAGTTGCAACACATCGTCGATAATTCGATTCGAGGCAACGGTTTCAGACACTTGCGACAAGGTTTCCAGCTGTAGCGCCTTTCGCCGCATCTGATCGTACAGGCGCGCATTTTCGATGGCCCCACCGACTTGATTGGCGATTGTCGTGAGAAGGGCCAGCTCATCCTCCCGATACCGCCGGGAGCGCTTGTGCTGAACGTTGATGACACCACAGACTTCTTTCTTTGAAAGGATCGGCACCGATACAAAGGCCTGGTATCGATCTTCCGGAAGATTATTGAAAAACTTGAACCGTGGATCCTCACTGGCGTTGCTGGGAACGACCACACGAGTGCGCTCGCGCGCCACCCAGCCGGTGATGCCTTCGCCCATTCCGATCGTGATGCGGCCAATCAGGCGCGGATGCGGATTTTTCGATGCCCGCAGAATCAATTCATCCCGTCCATCGGACAACAGATACAAGAGACAGGCATCCGCTTTTGTGACTTCGACGACGACATCGACGATATGCCGCAGCACCGCCTCAAGATCGAGCGTGTTGCTAATCGAGTCGCTGATGCGATGCAACACATCCACCTCGCGAGTTTTTTCTCGCAAGGCCTGCTCAAGGTGTGCGGCAGAAAGCTTTTTCGATTCCATCCCGCTCATTTCCTAAACAATATCTCGGCACTGAAAACGACGGCTCTACTCGCGCTCATCGCGCGCCAACTCAGACAGATAGGCTTCGAAACCATGCGGCAAAGGCATTCTTTTCAATTGGCTCAATCCGAACTCGACCAATTTCTTCCGGCCATACTCCGACGACCTTCCCTTGCGACACCTTCTTGTCATGCTGCATGGCCGACCAGACCTTCGCCAACGAGCGGTTTGTCAGACGATCGGACAACCCGGCAGCGCGCACCAACGACCTGATGCGGTCGACGGTCTTGGCATCGCAGTATCCCTGCTGCCTGGCCAAATCCGCCTCCAGCACAAGTCCAATGCCGACGGCTTCTCCATGAATCAATGACCGATAGCCGCCCAAGGCCTCCAGCGCGTGGCCGACGGTATGCCCGTAATTCAAAATTCTCCGACGGTCGGACTCCTGTTCATCTTCTCCCACGACCTGCGCCTTGATTTCACATGACCGCTTCACGACCTGCATCACTGAATGCGGATCGAGCGTGAGAAGCGCCGGCAGGGCTCGTTCGAGATACGCAAAAAACTTCTTATCGGCGATGATGCCATACTTGATCACTTCGGCAAGGCCGGCGACGAATTCGCGCTTCGGCAGCGTGCGCAAAAGCATCGGATCGATCCAGACGGCTTTCGGCTGATGAAACGCCCCGATCAGATTCTTGCCTAATCGATGATCGACACCGGTTTTGCCCCCAACGCTTGAATCTACTTGCGCCACCAGCGTGGTCGGCACTTGGACGAACGGAATTCCACGCTGATAAATCGCGGAGGCAAATCCCGTTATATCTCCGACGACTCCCCCACCCAATGCCAACAGCAACGATTTTCGCTCAAACCGTTCCCTTGCCAGCACATCCAGAATCTTTCCGACCGTCGCGAGAGTCTTGTTCTTTTCTCCTGGCGGCAGCACGATGGGTGTTGCGTGAAACCCAGCCCGCTCGCACTGCGCGAGAACGACATGAAGATAGTGCTTGGCAACATGTCGATCCGTCACAATGCCAATGCGCTTGGCCGAGGTAACGGAGGAAAGCCGTCTTGCAATATCGGCAATTAACCCTGGCTTAATGACGATGTCGTAGCTTCGGGCTTGAAGCGACACCCGCACGCACTGTTCCCCTCTACCCATTACTTGTCATGCTCTCCAGAGATAGCCCAACCCATGCGGCATACACTTGCCAATTACAAATAGCGGAATACCCGCTAACGGCACGGCCGCTGTTGGCAAAATCGCGTGGATGGTAGCATAGCCTCGACGGAACTAAAAGGTGACGGCAGCCATCGTTGATCGCAGGCGTTTCCCTCAATGAATCTCACAACACATCTGTGCGCCAAAAACGATTCGGCCCGTGCCTACTGCAAACCTGCAATAGGCACGGGCCGAATCAACTATCGATGACGCTCAACTATGTCGTGCGAATGATCGTCGGAGTCATGAATATCAAGAGTTCCTGCTTCGACACGCTCTCCGACTTGTTCTTAAACAACCATCCCAAAACAGGAATCCGCGACAAATACGGCACGCCCTGCACATTGTTATTCTGGGTATCGACGAATACGCCACCGATGACCATGGTTTCGCCATCCCGCACGACCACTTGAGTGGTGGCCTCGCGCCGGTCAATACTCGGACCGGCTGGATTGCTTCGCGCACCGACCGCATTCCTGGTTGCGCGAACTTTCATCAAAATCTGCTTCCCGACTTCCTTCGGGTCACGCGACGTAATTTGCGGCGTCACGTTCAACTCCAGGTTGGCATCGACAAATGTCGTCTGCGTCCCCTGCAGCGAAGTGGTCTGGAACGGAATCGACTCTCCCTGCGAGATCTTGGCTTCACGCTTGTCCAGCGTGGTGATCTTGGGAGCGGCGATGACCTTGCTCAATCCCAACAACTCTCCAGCTGACAGCCGCAAGTCCAAGGCAAATCCTGGTGCCAGCTTGCCAAATTGATATCCGATGGCGGGAACCGCTGGAAGTCCGCCAACCTGAGCAGGAAGATTGACGATAAAGTCGCGGGGAATAGTCCCCGACCCACCAGCGCCTGCAGCCGTTCCTCCGACTGGAGCAAACGCGCCGGTGGCATTGCCGAAGAAATTGAACTTATTATTATTAAAGTCGGCGTTTTGAATACCCCACTGAATACCCATCCCGCGCGCATAGACAGTATCCGCCTGAACAATGCGAGCTTCGATCTGAACCTGCGGAACCTGCAGATCCAATCCATCGACCAGTTGCTTCATGATCGCCAGCTTGCTCTCGGTCTCGCGCACGATCAGCGCATTGCTTCCAGCGCTGATATTCATGACTCCGCGCGGGCTCAAATACTGCCGTAATGCCGTTTGAAGCTCCATGGCCTGAAGGTTTCTGATATAGAACACGCGGTCGACGAGCTCTTCCGCTTTGGTCTTCGCTTCTTTTGCGCGGGCCTCTTCATCCTGTTGCTTGGCAATGTTCGTCAGCGTATCGACCCACACAATCGTTCCCTGACGAATCATGCCCAACCCATTCATCTTGAGCAGCATATCCAGGGCTTGATCCCAGGGCACACTGACAAGCTTCATGGTAACCTTGGCCTTCACCCCCTCGCCCACCACAATATTAAATCCGCTGACTTCCGCGATGAGACGAAGAATGTTGGTAATATCGGCCTGCTGAAAATCTAGCGAGATTCGGCGTCCCGCAAAGCGTATCTGCCCGGCAACAAGGTCATCCCCTCGTGAATCGCTTTCCGGAGTTGCGCTCTCCGTAGCCATTTGAACGGTTCGGACCTTAAACTTCCCTTGAGCAAGCCCCATGACCTGCCCCTTCTTTACTCGCGTCTCTCTGGGCATCGCCTGTCCAGGATCTGAAAAATCGCCCCCGCCTATTCCAACTGAACCAACAACATCTTCCGCGGTTGAGGAGACCATATTCACCGGAGCGACGCTGCTCTCCAGAGTTCGTGGCTTTAGCGAAACTAGGACATCATGTCCAACGGAAGTCACTGAAAATGAGGGACGGTCTCGCAGCTCAAGAACAAGGCGAACCTTATCGGCGTGATAGCCAACCCGGACTCTCTTAAGCAACTGATGCCGCTCCGAGACAAAGGGTGATTTGAGCGCCGACGACACTGAAAGGAGATCGACAACCAACCGATTGTCATCCAATAGTTGAGCCGAAGAGAATAACTTTCCATCGCCCTTCACAAGAACGGCAACCTCGTCTCCTTCTGGGAGAACTTCAATTTTAGTAATCATTTGAGCTGGAACAGCGACCGGATCCAGTGCGTCGATGGCCAGGTCATGAGCCCTGCCCTCAAGGCTAGACAACGCCTCAGCATGAATACCTTGGACGCTCAGCAGAACGCCCACAATACTCAGCCACCATGCCCGGTGAAACGAATTGTTTATCACTGTCCCTAGTATGTTCATTCTGCGCCCTCTTTCGGGTGAAGAAGCTTCACGTATTCCCGCTCCTGTTTTTTCCCATACACATCGGTAAACCGTTCTTGCACGATGATCCCTCGCTCCGTAATCGCGCTCACGACACCATTATTCTGCCCTAAGCGGGTCCCTCGCCTGACAGCATATCCATACCCCTCAGGAGTTTGAACCATCGCCGCATACCCATACGCTCCCCACACAATGGCGATTAAATTCAACTCCGTCAGACTGACGCGTTGAAGCGGAGGCAGGTTGACATCCATCTTTCCGGGTTCAAGTTGCTGCACAACCGGCGCAAACGGATCCCGGCGGCCTGATGGGTCATATCCGAACCCACTCCCAGTATCGGAAAGAGAAGATGATGGTGGGAGCGATGCCTCTCCATCAACGGATGGATTTGCCATCAACATCGGAACGATGGCCTTCGGTTGAGCTTCAGGAACGGCAGGCAGCTTGATCGAGTCTTGCCGTAAGGGACTGATTTGATTCGATGAGGTCAAAGTCCCAGCACCAACCTCCGCGCCTGCAACGATACAGAGCACCGTTCCAGCAAGAAAGATGGCCCACACTGAAGATCTGCGCATACAAGCAATCCGGCCCACACTAGACATTGGCATAACTCCTCAACCCTATTTACCAACCGGAGCTGGCTTCCCAGCATTTTCCACCGGACTCGCAGCGGCTTGTTTCTCAGGAGGAGCCGCATACGCCACAAGGTCGAATTGCGCCTGAGATACAATTCGTCCCTGCTCCATCTTTGGAGTCCCCATCTTGAGGCCAGAGACCGTGATAATTCTCGGCAACCGATTGATGCGATCAAAGAAAAGCGCCGTCGTATGATACGCTCCGCTGGCTTCGACCGCGACGGGCATCTTCACGAAAAGCTTCGACGCATCTTCGGACTGAGCTCCTGGCCGCCACAGCCTAATATCTAGTCCCAGACGAACACCAAGATCAGACACTTGCTTCAGTAACATCACGGCTTCTTCTTCCGGAGGAAGCCGCTCTTTCTTCTTTGCCAGTTCGATTTCAAGCTGTTTATTGGCAGCAAGCAGTTCATCCAGATGCTTGGCCTTGATTGTGAGCGTCTGAATTTCTCCATCCAACCGTCCATTGTCCGCTTGGAGCATATCGATCTCTGCGGCTTTGGGCTCAGCAATATAGAAATAAAACCCGGCAAGCAGCACTCCCACAAGCAGGCCAAGCAGAGCCAGCTTCTGCGGAGCAGGAATACTGCGAAGCGTCTCTAGATTGATCGCGGGCAATGCCATGCTCAGCCTTTCAGTCGAAATGCCAACTTAAACTGGTAGATATTAATCTTGTTCTCTACGGCGGCTTTACTTTCCTGAAGGTTGATATTGGCGAAGAAATCGGTTCGGCGCAAATTATTGACGAACTCGACCACCTCGTCATTCGTCAAGGCCTTCCCTTCCACCTCTACGTTTTCAGCGGATAGCTTCAAATTGGTCAGCCAGACTTTCAAGGGCTCGATGCTCTGACTGACAAAATCCAAGACTTTGACCGGCCCAACCCGCGCCGACTCAAGCTGATCGATCACACGATTCTTATCCTCTAACAATTTCTTCTTTTGCTCAAAGTCCTGCACTTGCTTCACTTGTTCCTTGAGCTGTACGACTTGCTTCTCTTTCGCGAGCTTCTCCTCCTGCCGAGCCTCGATCACTTCATCAAGGGAAGATGAATACCACCAGCATCCTGCGATTGTGATCAAGAGCACACCGACACCCAGTAAAGCCTGTGCTCGAACATCATACTGAGGCTTAGCCGTACGCCCCTTAGGTCCAGGAAGTAGATTGATGCGAATCATCTGTCCCCCACTGATCTCAAGGCCAGCCCTACCGCGACAGAAGCCAGCGGCGCCATTTCAGCCAGGGCATCCTGATCAAAATCACTTCCCGATGTATCGATTTCACCAAACGGATTGGCAACTTCAACTGGTGTTTGCATGCGATCGCTCAACTGCTGCACAAGCCCACTAACGCGCGCAACCCCGCCGCACACTAAAACGCGATCCAGCCCTACATTTGAAGCCGAGGTCTTAAAGTAATCGACCGTCCGGGCAATCTCTGAGGCCATCTCTCCATTGACACTGTCAATCACACTATCGATAGAGCCTGCCGCATCCTTCCCGCTTCGCTCGCCTTTCTTGGTCTCTTCTGCTTCCTCGTAGGATAAGCCCATTTCCCTCTGGATCGCTTCAGTGTAGCGATTGCCCCCCAACGGGATATCTCTGGTAAATAAGGACACGCCGCCGCGAATGATATTGACGTTCATCACGCTGGCACCCAAATTCACCAGAGCGGTCGTCTCATCTTGCGCTAAGGGATAGTTAATCGCATGCATGTTTTCAATCGCAAATGCATCAACGTCCATCACCATCGGTGTCAAGCCGGCGCCTTTCACCAACTCCGTCAACTCATTGATCTTGTCCTTCTTTGCCGCCACAAGGATAACCGACATCTCTCCGGAATCTTCATCTGATGGATCGGACGGAAGCACATGAAAATCGATGTTCACTTCATTAATATCGAACGGGATGTATTGCTCCGCTGCCAACTTCACCTGCCCTTCCAACTCCTCATCGGGCATGGGGGGCAAGTTGATCTTCTTCACAATAACGGCATGGCCTGATATGGACACCGCCACCTGCTTGTTCTTGACATTCGATTCCTCAAACAGCTCGCGGATTGCCGAGACAACCCGGCCTTCATCCATAACCGTTCCATCCACGATCACTTCCGGCTCCAGCGGCTTCACGCCGAACTTCTGAAGATAGTATCGTCCTTTACTTTCTCTCAACTGCACCAGCTTAATTGCGCTCGACCCAATATCAAGCCCAACGAGCTGGCGCTTGGGAGTCAGCAAGGAAACAATGTCCGTCTCAAACATGTTTTTAAATGTGCTAAGCATATCCCTCACTCGCTACTCTACATGACACACGTTTAAGCGCGAATCATTTTCTGAATTTCGCCCACACTTCTCAGACATCTACAATCGTGAGCCTCGCCAATTTCGAAGGGGAACGGCGATCACCCCTTCGCATCCCAATCGAAATTTTAGGACGCTAGACACATCGAGCAAGTCGCACACCTGACTCGTTATTGCGCCCTACTATCGTGCGAGTCGCATTTCATTATCTTCACGTGAAAAATGCCCGAGGGAAGCTAAGTTCAGCGGGGACAAGGTAAGTATAATCAATATGCTCGACCTGTCAAGCAACACAACCGAATTGACCGGAAGCAGCTCAAACCACAACGCTCTGGAGTTTTACTTAGGACTTCTGCAGGTCTCGGTGTTTAAGGATGACTTCGTGGCCGATGGCGCCAAGACTCTCTCGAAGCCGGCCTGCGATCGCGACCGACCGATGACGCCCGCCTGTGCAGCCAATTGCAATGGTGAGGTAACTGCGCTGTTCACGCTCATAGAGCGGGATCAAGAACTTCAGCATGTTCTCCAACTGCGCGAGAAGAGCGATGGCATCCGGATCGGATAGCACAAAGGCGCGGACTCGTGGATCGTCCCCTGGAAGGAGCTTGAGGTCAGGAACGAAAAATGGATTCTTCAAAAATCGAACATCGAACAGTAAATCGATATCGTAGGGAACACCGAACTTATATCCAAACGTCAGCAAGGTTATCGTCAGACGCCGCGCGGCCTGGCCGCGGGAGAACTCTTTTGTCAGCACGTCTCGGAGTTCGTGCACGGTCAAATTAGAGGTATCGATAATCCGATCGGCATGACGGCGCAACTCTGCAACCCGTTCCTTCTCAAAGCGAACTCCCTCCAAAACAGGCAGATGTGGCAATAGCGGATGCGGGCGACGCGACTCGGAGAATCGCCTGACCAGCACTTCATCTCGTGCTTCTAAAAACAGTAGGTGAATCGCATATCCAAGAGTTCTTACTCGCTCAAGCGTCCCGACCAAGTCAGCAAAAAAGACTCGCTCACGGACATCGACCCCGAGCGCAACATTCGAGATCTCGCCACCTTGCTGGTTGCATAATTCTACAAACGTTGGGATTAATGCAGGGGGAAGATTATCGATGCAGAAATAGCCGGCATCTTCGAACGCCTTCAACGCGTGCGACTTGCCGGACCCTGAGAGACCACTGACGATAACCAGATTGAGCTGAGGCATATGTCCTTATCGAAAACCGCATCCCCTACTCATGCGAAAGCCAGCCAACAGTTCCGATGACAGTCGGAACGGGCCGCTGTCCTGTTCTCGGGTGCAACGGCTCAGACATCAGACCCAGAAAATGAATGGCCTCGTCGGCCTTCTGCAAAGGGTTCAATGACGAGCACCCGTCCAGTAGTAGCCCGCTGAAGCACATGGAGATTTCCCGTCTCGCTATGCGCGAACAGCAGGAACGCCTCGCTATGGGTATCAAACCGGTCATGCGCCTCCGCAAGAGACAGCACCGGCACAGCTCGACGCTCCACTTTGAAAAACGGCTCCTTGGCAA
Proteins encoded in this region:
- a CDS encoding Putative Type IV pili biogenesis protein PilQ (Evidence 3 : Putative function from multiple computational evidences; MaGe:77309689), yielding MNILGTVINNSFHRAWWLSIVGVLLSVQGIHAEALSSLEGRAHDLAIDALDPVAVPAQMITKIEVLPEGDEVAVLVKGDGKLFSSAQLLDDNRLVVDLLSVSSALKSPFVSERHQLLKRVRVGYHADKVRLVLELRDRPSFSVTSVGHDVLVSLKPRTLESSVAPVNMVSSTAEDVVGSVGIGGGDFSDPGQAMPRETRVKKGQVMGLAQGKFKVRTVQMATESATPESDSRGDDLVAGQIRFAGRRISLDFQQADITNILRLIAEVSGFNIVVGEGVKAKVTMKLVSVPWDQALDMLLKMNGLGMIRQGTIVWVDTLTNIAKQQDEEARAKEAKTKAEELVDRVFYIRNLQAMELQTALRQYLSPRGVMNISAGSNALIVRETESKLAIMKQLVDGLDLQVPQVQIEARIVQADTVYARGMGIQWGIQNADFNNNKFNFFGNATGAFAPVGGTAAGAGGSGTIPRDFIVNLPAQVGGLPAVPAIGYQFGKLAPGFALDLRLSAGELLGLSKVIAAPKITTLDKREAKISQGESIPFQTTSLQGTQTTFVDANLELNVTPQITSRDPKEVGKQILMKVRATRNAVGARSNPAGPSIDRREATTQVVVRDGETMVIGGVFVDTQNNNVQGVPYLSRIPVLGWLFKNKSESVSKQELLIFMTPTIIRTT
- a CDS encoding Type IV pilus biogenesis protein PilO (MaGe:77309691) is translated as MALPAINLETLRSIPAPQKLALLGLLVGVLLAGFYFYIAEPKAAEIDMLQADNGRLDGEIQTLTIKAKHLDELLAANKQLEIELAKKKERLPPEEEAVMLLKQVSDLGVRLGLDIRLWRPGAQSEDASKLFVKMPVAVEASGAYHTTALFFDRINRLPRIITVSGLKMGTPKMEQGRIVSQAQFDLVAYAAPPEKQAAASPVENAGKPAPVGK
- a CDS encoding hypothetical protein (Evidence 5 : Unknown function; MaGe:77309688), with the translated sequence MIAGVSLNESHNTSVRQKRFGPCLLQTCNRHGPNQLSMTLNYVVRMIVGVMNIKSSCFDTLSDLFLNNHPKTGIRDKYGTPCTLLFWVSTNTPPMTMVSPSRTTT
- a CDS encoding 3-dehydroquinate synthase (Evidence 2a : Function from experimental evidences in other organisms; PubMedId 2514789, 2549371, 3009224, 7603433; Product type e : enzyme; MaGe:77309687), with translation MRVSLQARSYDIVIKPGLIADIARRLSSVTSAKRIGIVTDRHVAKHYLHVVLAQCERAGFHATPIVLPPGEKNKTLATVGKILDVLARERFERKSLLLALGGGVVGDITGFASAIYQRGIPFVQVPTTLVAQVDSSVGGKTGVDHRLGKNLIGAFHQPKAVWIDPMLLRTLPKREFVAGLAEVIKYGIIADKKFFAYLERALPALLTLDPHSVMQVVKRSCEIKAQVVGEDEQESDRRRILNYGHTVGHALEALGGYRSLIHGEAVGIGLVLEADLARQQGYCDAKTVDRIRSLVRAAGLSDRLTNRSLAKVWSAMQHDKKVSQGKVVGVWPEEIGRVRIEPIEKNAFAAWFRSLSV
- a CDS encoding hypothetical protein (Evidence 4 : Unknown function but conserved in other organisms; MaGe:77309690) yields the protein MSSVGRIACMRRSSVWAIFLAGTVLCIVAGAEVGAGTLTSSNQISPLRQDSIKLPAVPEAQPKAIVPMLMANPSVDGEASLPPSSSLSDTGSGFGYDPSGRRDPFAPVVQQLEPGKMDVNLPPLQRVSLTELNLIAIVWGAYGYAAMVQTPEGYGYAVRRGTRLGQNNGVVSAITERGIIVQERFTDVYGKKQEREYVKLLHPKEGAE
- a CDS encoding hypothetical protein (Evidence 4 : Unknown function but conserved in other organisms; MaGe:77309692); protein product: MIRINLLPGPKGRTAKPQYDVRAQALLGVGVLLITIAGCWWYSSSLDEVIEARQEEKLAKEKQVVQLKEQVKQVQDFEQKKKLLEDKNRVIDQLESARVGPVKVLDFVSQSIEPLKVWLTNLKLSAENVEVEGKALTNDEVVEFVNNLRRTDFFANINLQESKAAVENKINIYQFKLAFRLKG
- a CDS encoding Type IV pilus biogenesis protein PilM (MaGe:77309693) gives rise to the protein MLSTFKNMFETDIVSLLTPKRQLVGLDIGSSAIKLVQLRESKGRYYLQKFGVKPLEPEVIVDGTVMDEGRVVSAIRELFEESNVKNKQVAVSISGHAVIVKKINLPPMPDEELEGQVKLAAEQYIPFDINEVNIDFHVLPSDPSDEDSGEMSVILVAAKKDKINELTELVKGAGLTPMVMDVDAFAIENMHAINYPLAQDETTALVNLGASVMNVNIIRGGVSLFTRDIPLGGNRYTEAIQREMGLSYEEAEETKKGERSGKDAAGSIDSVIDSVNGEMASEIARTVDYFKTSASNVGLDRVLVCGGVARVSGLVQQLSDRMQTPVEVANPFGEIDTSGSDFDQDALAEMAPLASVAVGLALRSVGDR
- a CDS encoding ANTAR domain-containing protein (MaGe:77309686): MESKKLSAAHLEQALREKTREVDVLHRISDSISNTLDLEAVLRHIVDVVVEVTKADACLLYLLSDGRDELILRASKNPHPRLIGRITIGMGEGITGWVARERTRVVVPSNASEDPRFKFFNNLPEDRYQAFVSVPILSKKEVCGVINVQHKRSRRYREDELALLTTIANQVGGAIENARLYDQMRRKALQLETLSQVSETVASNRIIDDVLQLIVTMTAQMLGSKICSIMLLDEASGELRIAATQSLSEEYRRKPNLKVGQSISGRAVHERRPIIVPEVTKERDYMYPDMAAKEGFCSLLSVPMMMREKCVGVINSYTSVPHTFTSEEVRLMQAIANQAAISIEHTTLLEKSFEMQEALAVRKLLDRAKGYLMRSKRLSEEEAFKLIQRQSMDLRKSMREIAEAILLAGDIDERAEKRQV
- a CDS encoding Nucleotide-binding protein (MaGe:77309694) encodes the protein MPQLNLVIVSGLSGSGKSHALKAFEDAGYFCIDNLPPALIPTFVELCNQQGGEISNVALGVDVRERVFFADLVGTLERVRTLGYAIHLLFLEARDEVLVRRFSESRRPHPLLPHLPVLEGVRFEKERVAELRRHADRIIDTSNLTVHELRDVLTKEFSRGQAARRLTITLLTFGYKFGVPYDIDLLFDVRFLKNPFFVPDLKLLPGDDPRVRAFVLSDPDAIALLAQLENMLKFLIPLYEREQRSYLTIAIGCTGGRHRSVAIAGRLRESLGAIGHEVILKHRDLQKS